A single Vallicoccus soli DNA region contains:
- the csrA gene encoding carbon storage regulator CsrA: MLVLSRRAGEKIVIGDDVTVTVLEVRGDVVRVGIDAPRSVRVHREEVHRELQAANQAAARAAASDEAAAALSSALRPRAPRA; this comes from the coding sequence GTGCTCGTCCTCAGCCGCCGCGCAGGCGAGAAGATCGTCATCGGTGACGACGTGACCGTCACCGTCCTCGAGGTCCGCGGGGACGTGGTGCGCGTCGGCATCGACGCCCCCCGCTCGGTCCGGGTGCACCGCGAGGAGGTCCACCGCGAGCTGCAGGCGGCCAACCAGGCCGCCGCCCGGGCCGCCGCCTCCGACGAGGCGGCGGCCGCGCTGTCCTCGGCGCTCCGGCCCCGGGCGCCCCGCGCCTGA
- a CDS encoding response regulator has translation MKILIADDSRVMRQIVTRTLRQAGYDSHELVEATNGREALQMVAAEAPDLVLSDWNMPEMTGYELLQSLRGTGQDVPFGFVTSEGSSDMRDMAAAAGALFLIAKPFTAESFREALEPVLG, from the coding sequence ATGAAGATCCTCATCGCCGACGACAGCCGCGTCATGCGCCAGATCGTCACCCGCACCCTGCGCCAGGCCGGCTACGACAGCCACGAGCTCGTCGAGGCCACGAACGGCCGCGAGGCGCTGCAGATGGTCGCCGCCGAGGCGCCGGACCTCGTCCTGTCCGACTGGAACATGCCGGAGATGACGGGCTACGAGCTGCTGCAGAGCCTGCGCGGCACCGGCCAGGACGTCCCCTTCGGCTTCGTCACCTCGGAGGGCTCCTCCGACATGCGCGACATGGCCGCCGCGGCCGGCGCGCTGTTCCTCATCGCCAAGCCGTTCACCGCGGAGTCCTTCCGCGAGGCCCTCGAGCCGGTGCTCGGATGA
- a CDS encoding chemotaxis protein CheX, whose translation MSAEVQAPAVTAEVVVAIVTDVLASLGVETVELPHEPPSAAHWTASVGVTGTWGGHVTVSCSPETAAALTSTMLGLEPGEASQEDVADAVGELANMVGGSVKGMLPPPNTLSLPHVVLAAGSHHFPHATTVCSVALAAPHGPLLVDVRTSTTP comes from the coding sequence GTGAGCGCCGAGGTCCAGGCCCCCGCGGTGACGGCCGAGGTCGTCGTCGCGATCGTCACCGACGTGCTCGCGAGCCTCGGCGTCGAGACCGTCGAGCTGCCGCACGAGCCGCCGTCCGCCGCGCACTGGACGGCGTCCGTGGGCGTCACCGGCACCTGGGGCGGGCACGTCACCGTGTCCTGCTCGCCGGAGACCGCCGCCGCCCTGACGAGCACCATGCTCGGCCTCGAGCCGGGCGAGGCCTCCCAGGAGGACGTCGCCGACGCCGTCGGCGAGCTCGCCAACATGGTCGGCGGCAGCGTCAAGGGCATGCTCCCGCCGCCGAACACCCTGTCGCTGCCGCACGTCGTGCTGGCAGCCGGCTCCCACCACTTCCCGCACGCGACGACGGTCTGCTCCGTCGCGCTCGCGGCCCCCCACGGCCCCCTCCTGGTCGACGTCCGGACCAGCACGACCCCCTGA
- a CDS encoding BCCT family transporter — MPGARTAPTTPPPARSRVHPGVFWPSVVLIGAFVLFAVVAPTTAESAIGAVQDSIVGSLGWYYTLLVAAFIAFALWVGLGRAGDITLGRDGEEPEFGLRSWFAMLFSAGMGIGLVFWGVAEPLNHYAAPKPGVTGDEVQLAQQAINQTYVHWGLHAWAIYVVVGLGVAYAVHRRGRPVSIRWALEPLLGRRVQGRLGDAVDTAAVVGTVFGVATSLGLGVIQIGAGLDFLGLAESSTTVQVVAIAVITALATLSVVSGVGRGIKWLSNANIGLAAALLVFVLVAGPTLFLLREFVQSIGYYLQDVLRLTFDVTAFQGEAGEAWQASWATFYWGWWISWSPFVGVFIARISRGRTVREFVGGVLLVPTLVTFLWFAVLGGTALHRELFGGGGLVGEDGSVDTESALFGLLDGLPGGPVVVGMTILLVVTFFVTSSDSGSLVVGMLTAGGDPEPPTWLRVLWSCLQGLVAAALLLAGGLVALQTASIVVALPFSLVMVGIAVALVRALRAEHRARLRREDEALRNHVAATVATSLGTAEANGERRAAH; from the coding sequence GTGCCAGGAGCCCGCACCGCACCGACCACGCCGCCCCCCGCCCGCAGCCGCGTCCACCCGGGGGTCTTCTGGCCCTCGGTCGTGCTCATCGGGGCGTTCGTGCTCTTCGCCGTCGTCGCGCCGACGACCGCCGAGAGCGCCATCGGTGCCGTGCAGGACTCCATCGTGGGCAGCCTCGGGTGGTACTACACCCTGCTCGTCGCCGCCTTCATCGCCTTCGCGCTGTGGGTCGGCCTCGGCCGCGCCGGCGACATCACGCTCGGCCGCGACGGCGAGGAGCCGGAGTTCGGGCTGCGCTCGTGGTTCGCGATGCTCTTCAGCGCCGGCATGGGCATCGGGCTCGTCTTCTGGGGCGTCGCCGAGCCGCTCAACCACTACGCGGCGCCGAAGCCCGGCGTCACCGGCGACGAGGTGCAGCTCGCGCAGCAGGCCATCAACCAGACGTACGTCCACTGGGGCCTGCACGCCTGGGCCATCTACGTCGTCGTCGGCCTCGGGGTGGCGTACGCCGTGCACCGCCGCGGCCGCCCGGTCTCGATCCGCTGGGCGCTCGAGCCCCTCCTGGGCCGGCGCGTGCAGGGCCGGCTCGGCGACGCCGTCGACACCGCCGCCGTCGTCGGCACCGTCTTCGGCGTGGCGACCTCGCTCGGCCTCGGCGTCATCCAGATCGGCGCCGGCCTGGACTTCCTGGGCCTCGCCGAGTCCAGCACCACGGTGCAGGTGGTGGCCATCGCCGTCATCACGGCGCTGGCCACCCTCAGCGTGGTCTCGGGCGTGGGGCGCGGCATCAAGTGGCTGAGCAACGCCAACATCGGCCTCGCCGCCGCGCTGCTCGTGTTCGTCCTCGTCGCCGGCCCGACCCTCTTCCTGCTGCGCGAGTTCGTGCAGTCCATCGGCTACTACCTGCAGGACGTCCTGCGCCTCACCTTCGACGTCACCGCCTTCCAGGGCGAGGCGGGCGAGGCGTGGCAGGCGTCCTGGGCGACGTTCTACTGGGGCTGGTGGATCAGCTGGTCGCCGTTCGTCGGCGTCTTCATCGCCCGCATCTCCCGGGGCCGCACGGTGCGCGAGTTCGTCGGCGGGGTCCTGCTGGTCCCGACGCTCGTGACCTTCCTCTGGTTCGCCGTCCTGGGCGGTACGGCGCTGCACCGCGAGCTCTTCGGCGGCGGCGGCCTCGTCGGCGAGGACGGCTCGGTGGACACCGAGTCCGCGCTCTTCGGCCTGCTCGACGGGCTCCCGGGCGGCCCCGTCGTCGTCGGGATGACGATCCTGCTCGTCGTCACGTTCTTCGTGACCTCGTCCGACTCCGGCTCGCTCGTCGTCGGGATGCTGACCGCCGGGGGCGACCCGGAGCCGCCGACCTGGCTGCGCGTGCTCTGGAGCTGCCTGCAGGGGCTGGTCGCCGCCGCGCTGCTGCTCGCCGGCGGGCTCGTCGCCCTGCAGACCGCCTCGATCGTCGTCGCGCTGCCCTTCAGCCTCGTCATGGTGGGCATCGCCGTCGCGCTGGTGCGGGCGCTGCGCGCGGAGCACCGGGCGCGGCTGCGCCGCGAGGACGAGGCGCTGCGCAACCACGTCGCCGCGACCGTCGCGACGAGCCTCGGCACCGCGGAGGCGAACGGGGAGCGCCGGGCGGCTCACTGA
- a CDS encoding protein-glutamate methylesterase/protein-glutamine glutaminase yields MINVLVVDDSTVVRRLVTASLEEDPAIRIVGTAANGRIALSKLDQVAPDVVTLDIEMPVMDGLATLREIRRLRPTLPVIMFSTLTERGGQATLEALSAGASDYVTKPSNVGAIAESMRAVREQLVPRIKALHAAARPAPPRPPLRSGPRPGGPAAPYGAPGPSGPAGRSPLGTAPGRPAPGAAPARPAAPAAPAGPPAKVEVVAVGCSTGGPEALAKVVAGLPRDLPVPVVVVQHMPPLFTRLFAERLDRLGTLRVAEAADGVPLRPGHVYVAPGDRHLEVVRSGGAVQTRLTDAPPENFCRPAVDVLFRSVAQAYGGAALAVVLTGMGSDGRRGCEPLRAAGCRVIVQDAATSVVWGMPGAVSGAGLATAELPLDRIAGAVGDAVLGTTVHRGARAAQGGA; encoded by the coding sequence GTGATCAACGTGCTCGTCGTCGACGACTCCACGGTGGTGCGCCGCCTCGTGACGGCCTCGCTGGAGGAGGACCCGGCGATCCGCATCGTCGGCACGGCCGCCAACGGGCGGATCGCGCTGTCCAAGCTCGACCAGGTCGCGCCGGACGTCGTGACGCTGGACATCGAGATGCCCGTCATGGACGGGCTCGCGACCCTGCGCGAGATCCGCCGGCTGCGCCCGACGCTTCCCGTGATCATGTTCAGCACGCTGACCGAGCGCGGCGGGCAGGCGACGCTCGAGGCGCTGTCCGCCGGCGCGAGCGACTACGTCACGAAGCCGTCGAACGTCGGCGCCATCGCCGAGTCGATGCGGGCGGTCCGCGAGCAGCTCGTGCCGCGCATCAAGGCGCTGCACGCGGCCGCCCGCCCGGCCCCGCCGCGCCCGCCGCTGCGCTCGGGCCCCCGCCCGGGCGGCCCCGCCGCCCCGTACGGCGCCCCGGGCCCGTCCGGCCCCGCGGGCCGCTCCCCGCTCGGCACGGCCCCCGGCCGTCCCGCGCCGGGCGCGGCGCCCGCGCGCCCGGCGGCCCCGGCCGCCCCCGCCGGCCCGCCGGCGAAGGTCGAGGTCGTCGCGGTCGGCTGCTCCACGGGCGGCCCCGAGGCCCTCGCCAAGGTCGTCGCCGGCCTGCCGCGCGACCTGCCGGTGCCCGTCGTCGTCGTCCAGCACATGCCGCCGCTGTTCACCCGGCTCTTCGCCGAGCGCCTCGACCGGCTCGGCACGCTGCGCGTGGCCGAGGCCGCCGACGGGGTGCCGCTGCGCCCGGGCCACGTCTACGTCGCGCCCGGGGACCGCCACCTCGAGGTCGTGCGCTCCGGCGGCGCCGTGCAGACCCGCCTCACCGACGCGCCGCCGGAGAACTTCTGCCGCCCGGCCGTCGACGTGCTCTTCCGCTCCGTCGCGCAGGCGTACGGCGGCGCGGCCCTCGCGGTCGTCCTCACCGGCATGGGCAGCGACGGGCGCCGCGGCTGCGAGCCGCTGCGCGCGGCCGGCTGCCGCGTCATCGTCCAGGACGCCGCCACCTCGGTGGTCTGGGGCATGCCGGGGGCCGTCTCCGGCGCCGGGCTCGCCACGGCCGAGCTCCCGCTCGACCGGATCGCCGGGGCCGTCGGGGACGCCGTCCTCGGCACCACAGTCCACCGGGGCGCCCGTGCGGCGCAGGGAGGTGCGTGA
- a CDS encoding CheR family methyltransferase, with protein MSVPISGSEFDFVRTLVRREAAIVLEPGKEYLVEARLLPLARAAGERDVPAYVARAMRDRAQHPKIVEALTTNETSWFRDSSPFQAFEQRMLPDILASRTDDRVLRVWSAACSSGQEAYTVAMVAHDRLAAAGWRLEITATDISEEMLARGRAGRYSQLEVNRGLPATHLVKHFQRVGADWQVSDQLRRCVRWSKLNLAAPFPPGPRYDVVFLRNVLIYFDTATKRDILQRTARTLRSDGWLLLGGAETTLGVDEAWERVVIGRSAAYRPQARIPAGR; from the coding sequence GTGAGCGTGCCGATCAGCGGCAGCGAGTTCGACTTCGTCCGGACGCTCGTCCGGCGCGAGGCGGCCATCGTCCTCGAGCCCGGCAAGGAGTACCTCGTCGAGGCCCGCCTGCTCCCGCTCGCCCGCGCGGCGGGGGAGCGGGACGTGCCGGCGTACGTCGCGCGCGCGATGCGCGACCGGGCCCAGCACCCGAAGATCGTGGAGGCCCTGACGACGAACGAGACGTCGTGGTTCCGCGACTCGAGCCCGTTCCAGGCCTTCGAGCAGCGCATGCTGCCCGACATCCTCGCCTCGCGCACCGACGACCGGGTCCTGCGGGTCTGGTCCGCCGCCTGCTCGAGCGGGCAGGAGGCGTACACCGTCGCGATGGTCGCCCACGACCGCCTCGCGGCCGCCGGCTGGCGGCTCGAGATCACCGCGACCGACATCAGCGAGGAGATGCTGGCGCGCGGGCGCGCCGGGCGCTACTCGCAGCTCGAGGTGAACCGCGGCCTGCCGGCCACGCACCTCGTCAAGCACTTCCAGCGGGTGGGCGCGGACTGGCAGGTCTCCGACCAGCTCCGCCGCTGCGTCCGCTGGTCGAAGCTCAACCTCGCGGCGCCGTTCCCCCCGGGTCCCCGGTACGACGTCGTCTTCCTGCGCAACGTCCTCATCTACTTCGACACGGCGACGAAGCGCGACATCCTCCAGCGCACGGCCCGCACCCTGCGGTCCGACGGCTGGCTCCTCCTCGGAGGGGCCGAGACCACGCTGGGCGTCGACGAGGCGTGGGAGCGCGTCGTCATCGGTCGGTCGGCGGCGTACAGGCCGCAGGCCAGAATCCCCGCGGGAAGGTGA
- a CDS encoding response regulator has product MHALVIDDSRAMRSILTRIVTGLGFTAAQAGNGQEALDQLEQGPVPQLALIDWNMPVMNGLEFIVAVRKRPEWRDITLMMVTTESEHGQIVRALAAGAHEYVIKPFTPDAIEEKLALLGLLQEVPA; this is encoded by the coding sequence ATGCACGCACTCGTCATCGACGACTCGCGGGCGATGCGCTCCATCCTCACGCGCATCGTCACGGGCCTCGGCTTCACCGCTGCTCAGGCGGGGAACGGCCAGGAGGCGCTCGACCAGCTCGAGCAGGGGCCGGTCCCCCAGCTCGCGCTCATCGACTGGAACATGCCGGTCATGAACGGCCTCGAGTTCATCGTGGCCGTGCGCAAGCGACCGGAGTGGCGCGACATCACGCTCATGATGGTGACGACCGAGTCCGAGCACGGCCAGATCGTGCGCGCGCTCGCCGCCGGCGCCCACGAGTACGTCATCAAGCCGTTCACGCCGGACGCGATCGAGGAGAAGCTCGCGCTGCTCGGCCTGCTGCAGGAGGTGCCGGCGTGA